The genome window GGGGAGGTTTGGGAGGGTTGCTGCTCTTGCCGCTAGAGGCCTGCGCGCAACGCAGCCATGCCAGGCAGACCCGACATACCCAGCCCCACCCAGGCCAGCCATGGCGCAGTCCAGCTAACAAACCCTAGGCACAATTCCTCGCGTGCAATCAGAGGCCACACGCGCCGGACCCGGTtgcgacgacgacattTCACCAGGCAATTTGTAAGCTCCACTGATATACAGCATCACGCCTTGGtgcttgaccttgtcgacctcCAACAATATGACATGCTATGGCCAGTGTCAATTCTGGTGGAGTCAATGGAGCAGGCAAAGGGGCCGCTGAAGATAGGGGATAAGGGATAGAATAGGATAAGTGGAACAAACCTGTGGCTGCAGATCCTTGCTGACGATACCCTGGAAGAAATCCACCCTCTCACATCATCCCTTGTCTAttctctcttctccttTCTCCAAACTCCACACCACTACTACTCTCTATTGTGTCTTAGTCTACGTTCTACTCTCTATTGTGTCTTGGTCTACGTTTTCGTCCCGTATACGTATGACCACTATAGCCCCAATTACCAGAACACTTCTTGGAGCGAAATGAGGCACCAAGGCTCTGACCAAGTAAATGGAAAGTGAAAGAGACTCCCATGCACCCAACAATCCATTCCGCCCTCATCGTCATGCCGCCCTCTTGCCTGGTTTGTAACCCCTGGATTCAAAGCGCCATTGCCAGGATTGACCTGTACCTTAAGAACGTGTTCTGTTCTTGACTACTGTCTTTGCGCTATCGGCGGTTTGTGCGCCCGCAGGTGCACCGAGAGAGGTCCTATAGGCCTAGAGGTGGTCTTATCCAAGTTTATTTCTTTGCTTTCAGGATCGACCACCTCAAAACAGAAGGGCACCCGCAGAAGATGGCAAAGGCAGATCTGAGCTTGATTTCACCCAACACTCACCGTCCAGGTCTTGGCACTCGCAGACAATTCAATCtacacccacccacccaccagTTTGGTCCAAGTGAGTACCCTCTTCTTTCACTTTGTTCCCACCCAATCACGACAAACCAGACTCCGAAATCCTGGGATGATAGGTCTGCACCAGCCATTGTTCCTGGTTGTCACATTCTCCCCGTCCTCACTCTGAAACGACACTTGCACGTCCAAAGGTACAGCTTTATCCCCACATAGGTACTTGGGCCTCCAACAACAAACATGTAACCTCGGGAGTAAAGAGTACGACTACGTACACGAAACAACAGCTGGAGAACGTCAAGTCAACGGGTTACTCGGGGAGCTACAGCGGGAGGTGTACGCCACACGCGGCTCGAAACCCAAGGACCTTGAACAGCGCTGATAGTCGATCTCTTACCCTTTGCTTGAGCCGCAGTGCAAGATGAGGAGAGCAGGCGGTGGCGCATATCCTCCCCTCGTGGCGGAGCCTCGAACATTGTCACGCATGTCGATCTCTTTCTCCTTGCTGCTGCCAACAAGCAGACTGTGGAAGCTGTAAGGGTTGCTGACGAGCCGGTGCCTCGCCTCCAGTCGTTCACTTTGGCGTCGTCAAACACTCCCTGACACACGGGGAAGTCACTCACGCTTCATGTGGAACCTTATATCTTCAAGCAACAAGCCTGAACCTGATCTGTTTGGTTGTTGGACGAGTATCAGTAATAATGGTACATTGAAATCCAGGACGTCATCGGAGATTTGTCTGAACACGAAGATGGCCGACACCGGAGACACCGGAGACCCCGCGGTTGAGCGACAAGTCGCGTGGACTGTGGCCCCAACCTGTCAGCTACTTGGTCGGGCAGTGGCTCCGACGGAACTGAGACTAAACCAGTAGCTGAATTCCCCTTCTGGATGGAATTTGCTTGAGTTTTCACTCACAATAATGTACAAGTAGATAAAGCGTGAACAAGCCCGCCTCCAACAAGACTGTTATTACGGATGATCTGGAGTCACTAGTTGCGAAACGCTAGCTTGACGGAGATTGTAACGTAACCCAATATCACGTGGGAGGGTTAGCAACCCCTatgccaaggaggaggggtcGGTATCAGACTAGGTTTGGCTGGTAACGTTGGACACCGTTTGCTTCTGTGCTCTGGGTGGCCTCGGGTGACCCCAGTGACCCGGGGAACCCTGGTTCTTATGAGCTTGTGAGGCTCGTCGAAATAGTGTTTTGATATGGGGAGTAACCGCCACTCTGCATCCGCACGGAGGTGCCGTGATCGAGCCGACGTTATGCCACTGTCGCAGCGAAACTGGGAAGACGGGGTGATGTCCGCGGGTATCGCGATGCCTTGAAGACTCCCCATTTCGAATCCAGTTACAGGGTGCAGTTGTCACCATCAGTTGTTCCCGTCCTGTCTGGTTCTAACAGCAAGAGACATACAAGCaggtgaggaggagttTCAGTGAGGAAAAGTGTGCACGAGATGTTAGCTGAAGCGGGACACGTTTTTGAAGAACAGGTTGAGGGCCGAGGGAAGATACCAGTACAAATTACACGCCGCGACGTATCGCTCATCGCTCAGAGGAGTCGACGTCCAAGTGCCACACGCCACAAGCCGCACGCCACACGGCAACCGCGccactctccctctctcctaTGATggaccacctccacctccacctccacctccacctaATCTGCTTccgtcgacctccactctgAAAGTTGAGACTGGGTTGACTTGTCTCGACAACGCCCAATGCCTCGGTTACGCCTACCTCCATTACCACTCCCATCACAATGGAGCAACTATGTCCCACGAATAGGGAAAAACACTCAAGAGGGATCAGGCTCCCGTGAGCTAACCCGCCGCACAGTGCTGGCCAACAAGAAGCTCACCGACCAATtcgtccgcgccctcggcatccgaaaggacgaggtcgtgctcgaggcATACCCCTCGCTTGGGCAGCTTACGcgctccctcctcgccggAGGAGTTGACACGACCAGGGCCGCCGACTGGAAAAAGGTCAcgcaggagcaggaggtTGTCGGACCAAGGGCCGGTCAGGTCAAGCGGCGCAACTTGAAGGACTTTGACTACCCGGAATGGGATGTCAAAACAGCGCCAGTCTACAAGGTCCCACAAGGCGTGGATGAGAGCAAGGTAATTGTTCCCAAGGCTGTTGTGGCTGTCGAGCCCCATGTCACCCTGTTCAGCCGCGGGTTGGGATTCGACCCCGACCTCGCACCGGCTTCCTACTGGGACTACAACAATGCCAAGAATGCAGAGGAGCTCGAACGCCTGAACGAGATGCGAGGGACCACGCCCGTCTACCCGTCCATTCTGGAGAAGAACCTTCTCATGTGTCCCGACTCGGTGTTCGAGTGGACCACGATTCcccgcatcctcgacaacccTTTGGTCTGGAACAACTTTCCCGTCTTCGACGCCAGCAAGGATGGTGTGGCGGCCACCATGCGACCATGGGAGGCGGACGTGCCGCCAATAACTGTCGTCTCCACAATGCCAGAGACAGTGATGGGTGACCAGCTCATCGCGCAGTGGGTCTCGAGCGCCATCGGCGAGCctggggaggagaggggttGGCTATGGGCGTTTGGTCGGGTACGCCTAGCCATGCTTGTGCCTTCGGGACAGTACGACGTGAGTCT of Cutaneotrichosporon cavernicola HIS019 DNA, chromosome: 4 contains these proteins:
- the MTF1 gene encoding uncharacterized protein (Belongs to the class I-like SAM-binding methyltransferase superfamily. rRNA adenine N(6)-methyltransferase family) → MPRLRLPPLPLPSQWSNYVPRIGKNTQEGSGSRELTRRTVLANKKLTDQFVRALGIRKDEVVLEAYPSLGQLTRSLLAGGVDTTRAADWKKVTQEQEVVGPRAGQVKRRNLKDFDYPEWDVKTAPVYKVPQGVDESKVIVPKAVVAVEPHVTLFSRGLGFDPDLAPASYWDYNNAKNAEELERLNEMRGTTPVYPSILEKNLLMCPDSVFEWTTIPRILDNPLVWNNFPVFDASKDGVAATMRPWEADVPPITVVSTMPETVMGDQLIAQWVSSAIGEPGEERGWLWAFGRVRLAMLVPSGQYDRLMASPGETIHCKLSVMAHALFHMRPLPPYHHVPDVDKQSHRTDPSYEEAVAAASTRKTKSKRQPTPAPPPINEVTSTVAGDFWPQIGRHAGLKGASKVSPDKALVRPPLLGVEMIPRRDSPIKLTQREEWEFVLRHCFVQEASPLSDAIPKLAFGAGNLIPKIRESEETSQFEGVGVNPETPIRNVTIEQWQRIVDVFAKWPFKPNLLILDALEDNRQIGTS